CCCTGTACGGGAGGTGCCCAGGCGGGACGCCGGATCAGGCAGAACGGGTGCCCGGCCGGGTCGGCGTAGTCATGGCTGGAATCCGGTGCCGTCAGCGGGCGCGCCCCGAGGGTGAGCACCCGGGCGTGTGCGGTCTCGAGGTCGTCGACTTGACGTCGAGGTGGATCTGTTGCGGATACCGAGGGTCCGGCCAGCGCGGTGGCTGGTGGTCGGGAGCACGCTGGAAGGCGATGCCCGGGGCCTGGTCGTGGGACGAGACCACGACCCAGCCGCTGTCGTAGTGACGGGCAGGCCCACGCCTACGAGGTCGACGATGTGCCCCGCCTCACAGGGCCGAGTAAACGGACACCTGTGTACACGACCCAGCGAGTAACGCACCATGAGGGTATGACTGAGACGACCCCCGCCACCGACACCGCCGACTTCTGGTTCGACCCGATGTGCCCCTGGGCCTGGATGACGTCCCGCTGGATCGGCGAGGTCGAGCAGGTCCGCAACGTCTCCGTGCGCTGGCACGTGATGAGCCTCTCCGTGCTCAACGAGAACCGTGAGCTGCCCGAGGACTACGCCGACCTCATGCAGCGTGCCTGGGGCCCGGTCCGCGTGGTCAACGCCGCCCGCGAATTGCACGGCGACGACGTCGTCAAGCCGCTCTACGACGCCCTCGGTACCCGCATCCACCTGCAGCAGCGCGGCAACGACCTGCCCGCCGTGATCGACGAGGCGCTCGCCGAGGTCTCGCTGCCCGCCGAGCTCGCGCGGTACGCCGGCACCGACGAGCTGGACGAGTCGCTGCGCGCCTCGCACAAGAAGGCCATCGACCTCGTCGGTGAGGACGTCGGCACCCCGGTCGTCGCCGTCAACGGGACCGGCTTCTTCGGCCCCGTCGTCACGCCCGCCCCCAAGGGCGAGGACGCGGGCAAGCTCTGGGACGGCGCCGTGGCGGTGGCGAGCATCGACGGGTTCTACGAGATCAAGCGCACACGGACCTCCGGGCCGATCTTCGACTGAATGGCGTAGCGTGGCCCCGGCCCGAGCGGGGCCGTGGCGGGCGCCTTGCGGCGCCGCGCGGCCCGGCCGTCGCGCCCGCCCAGCCGGCCGGAGCACGCCGGCGCGGAGCCGGGCGCACGGTCGTGCTGCGGGAGCACACCGGCGACTCCCGAGGAGTCAGCACGCCGGCCCGGGGGAGGAACAGGAGTGCGGATGCAGGCAGGAACCCGACGGCTCAGTGGCGCGGAGACCGCGATCGCGGTGGTCGCCGCCGTGCTCGTGCTCGTCTTCGCCGTGATGGTGGCGATGCGTGTGTCCGGCCCGGGCGGGCAGGCCCCCGCTGCTGCCAGCGGCTCGCAGGAGACCACGGCGACCAGCACCGCTCCCGAGGAGCCAGCCACCGCGGGTGAGGACCTCTCGGGTGTCTCCTTCGACTTTGCGGCCCCCAGCGGGAACATCGCCTGCAGCATCGACGCCGAACGGGCGCTGTGCGGGATCGCCGACTTCAGCTACGCCGACTCCATCCCGAGCGCGGTGGTGGCGGCGTGCGAGGGCAGCGTCGGGCACTTCCTCCAGGTGTCCGCCGAGGGTGCCGAGCTCGTGTGCGACACCTCGGGCCAGCAGCTGCAGATCGACACCTCCGGACTGCCTACCCTCGGCTACGGCCAGGAGCGCACCGCCCAGGGCTTCACCTGCACCTCGAGCGAGACCGGTATGTCGTGCGCGCACGACGACGCGGGCTACTCCTTCGCCGTACGCCGCGCCGCGTACGACCTGAGCTAGCCGGTGAGCGAAGCCGCACCCGCGGGACTGGCCGGCGCCCTTCCCGCACGCAGACTCGGCGCCGCCCTCTTCGCGATGGCGGTCGGCTCCTTCGCGATCGGCACCACCGAGTTCGCGACCATGGGTCTGCTGCCCCGGATCGCGGCCGACTTCGGGGCCACCCTGCCGGAGGCCGGCCACCTCGTCTCCGCCTACGCGCTCGGCGTCGTCGTCGGCGCACCGCTGATCGTGCTGGCCCTGCCACGCACCCCGCGCACCGGCATGCTCGTTGGACTCGCCGTGGCGCTCGCCCTCGGCAACGCCTTCTCCGCCCTTGCGCCCACCATGCCGACCGTGCTGGTGGCCCGGTTCGTCGCGGGCCTGCCGCACGGGGCGTACTTCGGGATCGCGGCCGTGGTCGCGGCCGCCATCTCCCCGCCGCAGCGGCGCGGCCGGTCGGTCTCGCTGGTGATGGTGGGCCTGACCGTAGCCACCACCCTGGGCGTGCCGGTCTCCACGGCGCTGGGTCAGGGCGTCGGGTGGCGCGCCGCGTACTGGCTGGTCACCGTGGTGGCCCTGCTCGCCGCGGTGGCCATCTGGCGGTGGGTGCCGCCGGTCGCGGTCCGCGCCGGGGCGACGGCCCGGCGAGAGCTCAGCGCGCTGCGATCGCCGCAGCTGTGGCTGGCCGTGGCCACCGGCGCGATCGGATTCGGCGGCATGTTCGCCGTGTACAGCTACATCACCCCGACGATGACGGACGTAGCCGGTATCGCCGAGAGCCAGGTGCCCTGGGTGCTCGCGCTGTTCGGGGCGGGCATGACGGTGGGCACGGTGCTCGGCGGACGCCTCGCCGACCGGTCGATCTTCGG
This window of the Georgenia yuyongxinii genome carries:
- a CDS encoding mycothiol-dependent nitroreductase Rv2466c family protein, producing the protein MTETTPATDTADFWFDPMCPWAWMTSRWIGEVEQVRNVSVRWHVMSLSVLNENRELPEDYADLMQRAWGPVRVVNAARELHGDDVVKPLYDALGTRIHLQQRGNDLPAVIDEALAEVSLPAELARYAGTDELDESLRASHKKAIDLVGEDVGTPVVAVNGTGFFGPVVTPAPKGEDAGKLWDGAVAVASIDGFYEIKRTRTSGPIFD
- a CDS encoding MFS transporter, encoding MSEAAPAGLAGALPARRLGAALFAMAVGSFAIGTTEFATMGLLPRIAADFGATLPEAGHLVSAYALGVVVGAPLIVLALPRTPRTGMLVGLAVALALGNAFSALAPTMPTVLVARFVAGLPHGAYFGIAAVVAAAISPPQRRGRSVSLVMVGLTVATTLGVPVSTALGQGVGWRAAYWLVTVVALLAAVAIWRWVPPVAVRAGATARRELSALRSPQLWLAVATGAIGFGGMFAVYSYITPTMTDVAGIAESQVPWVLALFGAGMTVGTVLGGRLADRSIFGAIFTGLAAMAVTLALFGAGATGPARAVLLVVFVAVASQFIGPALQTRLLDVSREGPSLGAALHHSALNIGNALGAWVGGVVIAAGYGLLAPAWAGSVLAVAGLGLAVVSWALERRAGAPARFGQAIEPTA